The following coding sequences lie in one Oryza brachyantha chromosome 10, ObraRS2, whole genome shotgun sequence genomic window:
- the LOC102714405 gene encoding ubiquitin carboxyl-terminal hydrolase 8-like isoform X2, translated as MPPQQAAMSNGEEYDASYAATVAAVAYAIAAIEEEKEGSQAAPVREKLPPQKMPVMSNEPSTPPTLKLPPNKHGILKRPRLAEGSRTSRRFSGKELITNVYDDGDETEANVSVRRPVKPVKEIPEVGNSGQNVVGKVLDPAPSVRKVPSFAKPLPEKKGSMKFEQEEAIPTAPPNFRPTASFPREKKESKKLDQDQAIPRVAPDVRATASFPREKKESKKLDQDKANQMPPLAAAPTSSYLSDAEAMADKWEKEKMAKIKKQYSMTMDTIAEWEAEKKAKAKRQMEQKQGDNSERKRAKALEEYSDEMTRINKVAAASRLTAEEKRGSAERKVREKADRIRVTGKLPRSCGCF; from the exons ATGCCACCTCAGCAAG CGGCAATGAGCAACGGAGAAGAATACGATGCTTCATATGCAGCCACAGTAGCCGCGGTAGCTTATGCTATTGCCGCAATAGaggaggagaaagaggggTCACAGGCGGCCCCTGTCAGGGAGAAGTTACCACCTCAAAAGATGCCTGTCATGAGCAACGAGCCTTCCACTCCACCAACTCTGAAACTACCACCCAACAAACATGGAATCTTGAAAAGGCCTAGGCTAGCTGAAGGAAGCAGAACCTCGAGGCGGTTTAGTGGCAAGGAGCTCATAACCAACGTCtatgacgacggcgacgaaacAGAAG CTAATGTGTCGGTGAGGAGGCCGGTGAAACCAGTAAAGGAGATACCAGAAGTTGGAAATTCAGGTCAAAATGTGGTAGGGAAGGTGCTTGACCCTGCCCCAAGCGTAAGAAAGGTTCCGAGCTTCGCCAAACCTTTACCAGAAAAGAAGGGGAGCATGAAATTTGAGCAAGAGGAGGCAATCCCGACGGCGCCACCGAATTTTAGGCCGACAGCTTCATTTCCCcgagagaagaaagagagcaAGAAATTGGATCAAGACCAGGCAATCCCAAGGGTGGCACCGGATGTTAGGGCAACGGCTTCATTTCCCcgagagaagaaagagagcaAGAAACTTGACCAAGACAAGGCAAATCAAATGCCACCTCTCGCTGCCGCGCCGACGAGTTCATATTTGAGCGACGCAGAAGCCATGGCAGATAAGTgggagaaggaaaaaatgGCCAAAATCAAGAAGCA ATACAGCATGACAATGGACACCATCGCCGAGTGGGAGGCCGAGAAGAAGGCCAAGGCCAAGCGCCAGATGGAGCAGAAACAG GGCGATAATTCGGAGAGGAAGCGGGCGAAGGCACTGGAGGAGTACAGCGACGAGATGACGAGGATCAACAAGGTGGCCGCGGCGTCGAGGCTGACGGCGGAGGAGAAGCGGGGGAGCGCGGAGAGGAAGGTGAGGGAGAAGGCGGACAGGATTCGTGTCACTGGGAAGCTTCCCCGCTCATGTGGCTGCTTCTGA
- the LOC102714405 gene encoding uncharacterized protein LOC102714405 isoform X1 — MPPQQAAMSNGEEYDASYAATVAAVAYAIAAIEEEKEGSQAAPVREKLPPQKMPVMSNEPSTPPTLKLPPNKHGILKRPRLAEGSRTSRRFSGKELITNVYDDGDETEANVSVRRPVKPVKEIPEVGNSGQNVVGKVLDPAPSVRKVPSFAKPLPEKKGSMKFEQEEAIPTAPPNFRPTASFPREKKESKKLDQDQAIPRVAPDVRATASFPREKKESKKLDQDKANQMPPLAAAPTSSYLSDAEAMADKWEKEKMAKIKKQYSMTMDTIAEWEAEKKAKAKRQMEQKQQGDNSERKRAKALEEYSDEMTRINKVAAASRLTAEEKRGSAERKVREKADRIRVTGKLPRSCGCF; from the exons ATGCCACCTCAGCAAG CGGCAATGAGCAACGGAGAAGAATACGATGCTTCATATGCAGCCACAGTAGCCGCGGTAGCTTATGCTATTGCCGCAATAGaggaggagaaagaggggTCACAGGCGGCCCCTGTCAGGGAGAAGTTACCACCTCAAAAGATGCCTGTCATGAGCAACGAGCCTTCCACTCCACCAACTCTGAAACTACCACCCAACAAACATGGAATCTTGAAAAGGCCTAGGCTAGCTGAAGGAAGCAGAACCTCGAGGCGGTTTAGTGGCAAGGAGCTCATAACCAACGTCtatgacgacggcgacgaaacAGAAG CTAATGTGTCGGTGAGGAGGCCGGTGAAACCAGTAAAGGAGATACCAGAAGTTGGAAATTCAGGTCAAAATGTGGTAGGGAAGGTGCTTGACCCTGCCCCAAGCGTAAGAAAGGTTCCGAGCTTCGCCAAACCTTTACCAGAAAAGAAGGGGAGCATGAAATTTGAGCAAGAGGAGGCAATCCCGACGGCGCCACCGAATTTTAGGCCGACAGCTTCATTTCCCcgagagaagaaagagagcaAGAAATTGGATCAAGACCAGGCAATCCCAAGGGTGGCACCGGATGTTAGGGCAACGGCTTCATTTCCCcgagagaagaaagagagcaAGAAACTTGACCAAGACAAGGCAAATCAAATGCCACCTCTCGCTGCCGCGCCGACGAGTTCATATTTGAGCGACGCAGAAGCCATGGCAGATAAGTgggagaaggaaaaaatgGCCAAAATCAAGAAGCA ATACAGCATGACAATGGACACCATCGCCGAGTGGGAGGCCGAGAAGAAGGCCAAGGCCAAGCGCCAGATGGAGCAGAAACAG CAGGGCGATAATTCGGAGAGGAAGCGGGCGAAGGCACTGGAGGAGTACAGCGACGAGATGACGAGGATCAACAAGGTGGCCGCGGCGTCGAGGCTGACGGCGGAGGAGAAGCGGGGGAGCGCGGAGAGGAAGGTGAGGGAGAAGGCGGACAGGATTCGTGTCACTGGGAAGCTTCCCCGCTCATGTGGCTGCTTCTGA
- the LOC102714676 gene encoding probable chromo domain-containing protein LHP1 — MARGKNHPEGEEEEEEEEEQGAAPMEVDEEGELEEQVEEEEEEEEEQGEGEEGEEGEEEDEEWEEAEGGEEESEQAAAAEEEDSALVAVEAAAAAPVVDGSPPKLAEGFYEIEDIRRRRLRKGKLQYLVKWRGWPESANTWEPLENLSACSDIIDAFEMRLQSPRAGRKRKRKITTTAVTGPNPSHGKRGRPRLDAKSHTRAPAQEPKQLPCRTSSRRATNSSSKTVVGLDASGSMVKHQLAQKIVQEGSSSGISRTPCKELPLSVRLTDQQNEQHLLNGSSNSETLIKVPPSQGQVTGAKKRKSGNVRRFEQNKPTQGQGKCGALVVAEDVGSTEGETGDKNKTEGCPNRIHITKIIKPVRFAAAVNNDVQQVSITFKALRSDGQEVTVDDKELKANNPLLLISYYEQHLRYNPTS, encoded by the exons ATGGCGCGGGGGAAGAATCACccggaaggggaggaggaggaggaggaggaggaggagcaaggTGCGGCGCCGATGGAGGTGGACGAGGAGGGGGAGCTGGAGGagcaggtggaggaggaggaggaggaggaggaggagcagggggagggagaggaaggtgaggagggggaagaggaggacgaggagtgggaggaggcggaggggggagaggaggagagcgagcaggcggcggcggcggaggaggaggattcgGCGCTGGTGGCGGtagaggccgcggcggcggcgcccgtggTGGATGGCTCCCCGCCGAAGTTGGCGGAGGGGTTCTACGAGATCGAGgacatccgccgccgccgactccgcAAGGGCAAGCTCCAGTACCTCGTCAAATG GCGTGGGTGGCCAGAAAGTGCTAACACATGGGAGCCTCTGGAAAATCTGAGTGCCTGCTCCGACATTATTGATGCTTTCGAGATGCG GTTACAGTCTCCAAGGGCCGGTCGGAAGCGTAAGCGGAAGATAACAACTACTGCAGTAACAGGTCCAAACCCATCTCATGGTAAACGGGGACGCCCTCGCTTGGATGCTAAGTCCCACACTCGAGCTCCTGCGCAAGAACCGAAGCAACTACCCTGTCGGACAAGCAGTAGGAGAGCAACTAATTCTAGTAGTAAGACAGTTGTAGGGCTTGATGCATCGGGGAGTATGGTGAAACACCAGCTTGCACAGAAAATTGTACAAGAGGGTAGTTCCAGTGGGATTTCAAGGACACCATGTAAGGAGCTCCCACTCTCAGTTAGGTTGACAGACCAACAAAATGAGCAACACCTTCTGAATGGTTCATCAAATTCTGAAACCTTAATAAAAGTACCTCCATCTCAGGGCCAGGTAACTGGTGCCAAGAAACGTAAATCTGGAAATGTGAGGAGGTTTGAGCAGAATAAACCAACACAAGGACAGGGAAAATGTGGAGCATTAGTGGTGGCAGAGGATGTTGGTTCCACCGAAGGAGAAACTGGTGATAAGAATAAGACAGAGGGCTGTCCTAACCGAATTCATATCACTAAGATCATCAAACCTGTGCGGTTTGCAGCGGCCGTGAACAATGATGTGCAGCAAGTTTCAATAACATTCAAAGCACTCAG GTCCGATGGTCAGGAAGTCACTGTGGACGACAAAGAATTGAAAGCAAATAACCCCTTGCTG CTAATTAGCTACTATGAGCAGCACCTTCGTTACAATCCGACTTCGTGA